In one Solanum lycopersicum chromosome 11, SLM_r2.1 genomic region, the following are encoded:
- the LOC101264080 gene encoding uncharacterized protein At2g38710, producing the protein MVSANREMAVYCFDTLVSHYNKEQPPPPAFDEGEHPLFVTWKKVVNGGEPRLRGCIGTLEARCIVNGFKDYALTSALRDRRFPPIQAKELPTLQCTVSILTNYETAANYLDWEVGKHGIIIEFTDPNYNTRRNATYLPEVAAHEGWTVVEAIDSLIRKAGYNGPITESLRKQIHLTRYQSTLFTMQYSEYVDHVKETRGLDPTINGVKP; encoded by the exons ATGGTGTCTGCAAACAGGGAGATGGCTGTTTATTGTTTTGATACATTGGTGTCTCACTACAACAAGGAACAACCTCCTCCTCCTGCTTTTGATGAGGGTGAACA CCCGCTGTTTGTGACTTGGAAGAAAGTGGTGAATGGTGGGGAGCCTCGTTTGCGCGGATGCATCGGCACTCTGGAAGCTCGCTGCATTGTTAATGGTTTTAAGGATTATGCACTGACAAG TGCTCTCAGGGACCGTCGTTTTCCTCCGATACAGGCTAAAGAGTTACCTACTTTACAGTGTACAGTTTCAATTCTCACTAATTATGAGACTGCAGCTAACTACCTTGATTGGGAG GTAGGGAAGCATGGgataattattgaatttactGACCCTAACTATAACACAAGAAGAAACGCCACGTACCTACCTGAGGTGGCCGCTCATGAAG GTTGGACTGTTGTAGAAGCAATTGACTCACTGATACGCAAAGCAGGTTATAATGGACCTATAACAGAATCATTGAGGAAGCAAATCCATCTAACTCGATACCAGAGTACATTATTTACTATGCAGTACAGTGAATATGTGGATCATGTTAAGGAAACCCGAGGTCTCGATCCAACTATTAACGGTGTGAAACCTTGA